A window of Trichoderma atroviride chromosome 3, complete sequence contains these coding sequences:
- a CDS encoding uncharacterized protein (EggNog:ENOG41~TransMembrane:1 (o194-215i)), producing MDKTNCIDGSHVIQDLFGCSAECQTQFLTLLASSNGMLDTICRALPDRHGGGRDAFHIPYHCGSQLCRISGKEDADQQSFISRLISSCERLFNLEQPGQAHAVSDDEQKHMHQQDKLSTAPAVAFPAATPSEFVKEGFHTVTITKYLSDIPSTVPELTASGLSAIHLATPAESSKYQHRQRSTVANQVSSTTKVTIGVSVMVGVLVIIGFIVWHLRMKIRFRNKRQISRRPIKSSSPPASPLISPSSSHAAPPKAPLTPPARLQERRFLLPRALSLRRNNQRRQYQDVSVRDKAGMPLAPLPPLSVSRVRRSPGEGERQTITATTTISLTTSPTGPPRNDTPSETSISSVFSHVSTVRATSNASTSSAPNKYNSVTAAEIPRLPSRVYEMPSPVGHLASPGPPPTRALPSLPLDGRASPLKSPLSPTSLARRGSPSIGSMSESSIGVSEGNGDFQRPQGGNSQSGSRGSIEVPLKSPRRVRHVRSPLLNEVRLDKVV from the exons ATGGACAAAACTAATTGCATTGATGGCTCTCATGTCATTCAAGATTTGTTTGGTTGCTCTGCTGAATGCCAAACTCAGTTTTTGACTTTGCTGGCATCCAGCAATGGGATGCTTGACACAATATGTCGGGCGCTCCCAGATAGACACGGAGGTGGAAGAGATGCTTTTCATATTCCTTATCATTGCGGCTCGCAATTATGCAGGATTAGCGGCAAGGAAGATGCTGATCAACAAT CCTTCATCAGTCGACTTATCAGCTCTTGTGAAAG ATTGTTCAACTTGGAACAGCCAGGTCAGGCTCACGCCGTCTCAGATGATGAACAGAAACACATGCATCAACAAGACAAACTGTCCACTGCACCAGCTGTTGCTTTCCCAGCTGCAACTCCGTCAGAATTCGTCAAAGAAGGGTTCCATACTGTCACAATTACAAAATACCTCTCTGATATTCCTTCTACAGTACCCGAGTTGACCGCTTCGGGCCTCTCTGCCATTCATCTGGCTACCCCTGCAGAGAGTTCAAAGTACCAGCATCGACAGAGGTCAACTGTCGCAAACCAAGTATCCTCCACCACGAAAGTCACCATTGGAGTATCCGTCATGGTTGGGGTTCTCGTCATTATTGGCTTCATTGTGTGGCACCTGAGGATGAAGATACGCTTTCGCAACAAAAGACAGATCAGTCGTCGTCCCATCAAATCCAGTAGCCCTCCCGCGTCGCCGCTTATTTCGCCATCGAGCTCACATGCCGCCCCGCCAAAGGCTCCATTGACGCCGCCTGCGCGGCTACAAGAGCGCCGTTTCTTGCTTCCGCGCGCATTGAGTCTTCGTCGCAACAACCAGCGTCGTCAATATCAAGACGTATCTGTACGGGACAAGGCCGGAATGCCATTGGCGCCGCTTCCGCCCCTCTCGGTGTCCAGAGTGAGAAGAAGCcctggagagggagagcgCCAGACCATAACGGCAACGACAACGATTTCACTTACTACTTCTCCCACTGGACCACCGAGGAACGACACCCCGTCGGAAACTAGCATTTCCAGCGTCTTCAGTCACGTTAGCACAGTCAGGGCTACGTCGAATGCATCCACTAGCTCGGCGCcaaataagtataatagtGTCACGGCTGCGGAAATTCCAAGGCTGCCGTCGCGTGTATATGAAATGCCATCACCCGTTGGCCATTTGGCAAGCCCTGGGCCGCCTCCGACTCGAGCGCTTCCGAGCCTCCCTTTGGATGGTCGAGCTAGTCCCTTGAAATCGCCTCTATCACCTACCAGCCTGGCCCGAAGAGGCTCACCAAGCATCGGGTCTATGTCAGAATCATCTATTGGTGTAAGTGAAGGAAATGGAGACTTTCAGAGGCCGCAGGGAGGGAATAGCCAAAGCGGTTCGAGGGGATCGATAGAGGTGCCTTTGAAGTCACCGAGGAGGGTGAGGCATGTGAGGAGCCCGTTGTTGAATGAGGTGCGTCTAGACAAGGTAGTGTGA
- a CDS encoding uncharacterized protein (MEROPS:MER0002197) — protein MSMDATRPKKSYRRLSNFSATPKVSLTSVLSCPKVFCWLVPPGTGKTLLARAVAGEAGVPFFYMSGSEFDEIFVGVGAKRVRELFAAAKAKSPAIIFIDELDAIGGKRNPRDQAHSKQTLNQLLTELDGFDTDTKIIIMAATNLPKLLDKALTRPGRFDRHINVDLPDVRGRIAILKHHAKKIRLSPDVDLEAIAARAPGQSGADLENMLNVAALRASRAKAREISKNDIDWAFDRITMGAERKSMVVTEKEKEMTAYHEAGHALVQLFEKESSNRLYKVTILPKGPSLGHTAHVPAMDKYSYTAAEYMSNIRVLLGGKMAEEMRYGDDKVTSGVSNDLERATDLSFMMVTNFGMSSALGPVEYGRRYENLSSETKALIEGEVQRSLRKSYEDVRKILTEKRKELDLLAQALVQYETLDKDEVEKVIRGEKLLDRTIVPKGPLTLPIPDDIPRPPGLGVPQPHPPITPAPPASAKSSAT, from the exons ATGTCCATGGATGCGACgaggccaaagaagagctacAGGAGGTTGTCGAATTTCTCCGCAACCCCGAAAGTTTCTCTGACCTCGGTGCTAAGCTGCCCAAAGGTGTTTTGCTGGTTGGTCCCCCCCGGTACTGGAAAGACGCTTCTCGCTCGTGCTGTTGCCGGAGAAGCTGGCGTTCCTTTCTTCTACATGTCCGGCAGTGAATTCGACGAAATCTTTGTCGGTGTTGGAGCCAAACGCGTTCGAGAACTGTTTGctgcggccaaggccaagtccCCTGCTatcatcttcattgacgAACTGGATGCGATTGGCGGAAAGCGTAACCCAAGGGATCAGGCTCATTCCAAGCAGACCCTGAATCAACTACTCACAGAACTTGATGGATTCGACACGGATACAAAGATTATCATCATGGCAGCTACCAACTTGCCCAAGCTTCTCGACAAGGCTCTTACTCGACCTGGACGATTCGATCGACACATCAACGTGGATTTGCCGGACGTTCGCGGCCGCATCGCCATTTTGAAGCACCATGCCAAGAAGATCAGGCTGTCGCCTGACGTGGACCTTGAAGCCATTGCTGCACGCGCTCCTGGACAATCCGGTGCTGATCTTGAGAACATGCTTAATGTCGCGGCGCTACGCGCTAGCAGGGCCAAGGCCCGCGAGATTTCTAAGAACGACATTGACTGGGCATTCGACCGAATTACCATGGGCGCAGAGAGAAAGTCAATGGTTGTGAcggagaaagaaaaggaaatgacGGCATACCACGAGGCCGGCCACGCTCTTGTCCAACTCTTCGAAAAGGAAAGCTCCAACAGACTTTACAAGGTTACGATTCTTCCCAAGGGCCCTTCCCTAGGCCATACCGCCCATGTTCCTGCCATGGATAAGTACTCTTACACTGCGGCCGAATATATGTCCAACATTCGCGTGCTCCTCGGAGGCAAGATGGCGGAAGAGATGCGATACGGTGATGACAAAGTCACTTCAGGTGTTTCCAAT GATCTGGAGAGGGCCACTGATTTGAGTTTCATGATGGTCACAAACTTTGGCATGTCCAGTGCTCTGGGGCCTGTTGAATATGGCAGACGATATGAGAATCTCAGCTCCGAGACCAAGGCTTTGATTGAAGGCGAAGTGCAGAGGTCGCTTAGGAAATCATACGAAGATGTGAGAAAGATATTAACAGAAAAGCGAAAAGAGCTTGATCTGCTGGCGCAGGCACTTGTTCAATACGAAACGCTGGATAAAGATGAAGTAGAGAAGGTGATCCGAGGAGAGAAGCTACTTGACCGAACAATTGTACCCAAGGGACCCCTGACCCTGCCGATCCCTGACGACATTCCTCGCCCCCCTGGCCTGGGCGTTCCTCAACCTCACCCACCTATTacaccagctcctccagcttctgccaAGTCATCTGCTACATAA